The genomic DNA TACCTTGTAAACCTTTACAGTACATCGGATGTTTGGAGATAAAGGCTTCCATGAAGAAACTCGACTTCCCGACCCGATCACAGGTGGCAAAGTGAGTGGACCGCTTCTGTCTATGATGCTTTGCGACATCATTTTTCAACCCACACTCTATCCACCTCCTTCTTTCCATCCACAGAGAATGCATTAACCGGGTATGCGAAGCGGCCAGCCTGAAAAGCTCCAAAAAGCGGCGGGTCGATAAGCGAGTGCTGCAATGCATATCCGATACGCCCGATATGGAGCATGCCGGCACGAACGTGACGCTGACGGTTTCGAGCAAATACCTGTCGCTGGTGAATGTGGATACGGGCGACATTATTGCCAAGCACGACATGCCGAGAATATCGTTCGCTTCCGGCGGTGATACGGTACGGTTACCCGGAACAGAACTACCGCCAGTCCGCAGGGCGACCTAGTAttaatgcttcttcttcaaaCCACCACAGGATACGCTCGATTTCGTCGCGTACGTAGCGAAAGATCTGAACGAATGGAGGGCCTGCTATGTGCTGGAATGTGGCGGAAGCCTGACGCAGGATCTAATCGCCACCGTCGGTCAAGCGTTCGAGCTGCGGTACAAAGAGTTCTTCAAGCAGCCggaaacgcaaaacaaattcCGCGAGCTGACGCGCACCGACAAAGAGTACTACAACGACCTGCCGGACAAGATGCCGCCCGATCTGCTGACCGAGAACGATCACCATTCGTCGTCGCAGTCGCACAGTTCCTCCAGCGCAAAGGTAGTTTCctttttgaaattaattttaaaattttaagtcaattttgaattttctcttacaaaacagcaaacacgGGAACGGATACCAAGCAATTTGATCGACCTGAACACACCGCTACCGTGTCACGATTACGTGAACGATAAGCACGCAAATGCCACCAACCACACGCACAGCAATAAGTCAATATCTTCCAGCTCGATCGTAAAGGATGTGTTTGATATGCGTAAGGAATATAGGAACAGCGTTGTGAAAGACgttggtttaatttttatgcttgtttttttttttagaaccGTTTACCATATCGTCCGAGATTCAAAAGTCACAGCTGCTTACCGAATCCTGGTACCATGGCAGCATTAGCAGGGCACAGTCGGAGCATCTGCTGAAAAACGATGGTGATTTTCTGGTGCGTGAGTCGGCCGGTACGCAAGGCCAGTACGTGCTGACCGGCATGCAGAACAACTCACCCAAG from Anopheles stephensi strain Indian chromosome 2, UCI_ANSTEP_V1.0, whole genome shotgun sequence includes the following:
- the LOC118507290 gene encoding SHC-transforming protein 4; the encoded protein is MPRNGEASSGLEKGVSCSKTAPEWLHPDHVIMNEGVTFDVRYIGCLEIKASMKKLDFPTRSQVAKECINRVCEAASLKSSKKRRVDKRVLQCISDTPDMEHAGTNVTLTVSSKYLSLVNVDTGDIIAKHDMPRISFASGGDTDTLDFVAYVAKDLNEWRACYVLECGGSLTQDLIATVGQAFELRYKEFFKQPETQNKFRELTRTDKEYYNDLPDKMPPDLLTENDHHSSSQSHSSSSAKQTRERIPSNLIDLNTPLPCHDYVNDKHANATNHTHSNKSISSSSIVKDVFDMQPFTISSEIQKSQLLTESWYHGSISRAQSEHLLKNDGDFLVRESAGTQGQYVLTGMQNNSPKHLLLIDPEGIVRTKDRVFDSISHLINFHWTNSLPIISAESALLLRHPILRTTDLLSKAKQAHLNLQ